One window of Fusobacterium polymorphum genomic DNA carries:
- the clpB gene encoding ATP-dependent chaperone ClpB, whose protein sequence is MMNPNQFTESTISAINLAVDISKGNMQQSIRPEALALGLLMQNNGLIPRVIEKMGLNLQYIISELEKEMNNYPKVEVKVSNENISLDQKTNAILNHAEMIMKEMEDSFLSVEHIFKAMIEEMPIFKRLGISLEKYMEVLMNIRGNRKVDNQNPEATYEVLEKYAKDLVELAREGKIDPIIGRDSEIRRAIQIISRRTKNDPILIGEPGVGKTAIVEGLAQRILNGDVPESLKNKKIFSLDMGALVAGAKYKGEFEERMKGVLKEVEESNGNIILFIDEIHTIVGAGKGEGSLDAGNMLKPMLARGELRVIGATTIDEYRKYIEKDPALERRFQTILVNEPNVDDTISILRGLKDKFETYHGVRITDTAIVEAATLSQRYITDRKLPDKAIDLIDEAAAMIRTEIDSMPEELDQLTRKALQLEIEIKALEKETDDASKERLKVIEKELAELNEEKKVLTSKWELEKEDISKIKNIKREIENVKLEMEKAEREYDLTKLSELKYGKLASLEKELQEQQNKVDKDGKDNSLLKQEVTAEEIADIVSRWTGIPVSKLTETKKEKMLHLEDHIKERVKGQDEAVKAVADTMLRSVAGLKDPNRPMGSFIFLGPTGVGKTYLAKTLAYNLFDSEDNVVRIDMSEYMDKFSVTRLIGAPPGYVGYEEGGQLTEAIRTKPYSVILFDEIEKAHPDVFNVLLQVLDDGRLTDGQGRIVDFKNTLIIMTSNIGSHFILEDPNLSEDTREKVADELKARFKPEFLNRIDEIITFKALDLPAIKEIVKLSLKDLENKLKPKHITLEFSDKMVDYLANNAYDPHYGARPLRRYIQKEIETSLAKKILANEVHEKSNVLIDLDNDHIVFKEV, encoded by the coding sequence ATGATGAATCCAAATCAATTTACAGAGAGTACAATTTCTGCAATTAATTTAGCCGTGGATATTAGCAAAGGTAATATGCAACAAAGTATTAGACCTGAAGCTCTTGCTTTAGGATTATTAATGCAAAATAATGGACTCATTCCAAGAGTAATAGAAAAAATGGGATTAAATTTACAATATATCATTTCTGAATTAGAAAAGGAAATGAATAATTATCCAAAAGTGGAAGTAAAAGTTAGCAATGAAAATATTTCACTTGACCAAAAAACAAATGCTATATTAAATCATGCAGAAATGATTATGAAAGAAATGGAAGATAGCTTTTTAAGTGTTGAACATATTTTTAAAGCTATGATAGAAGAAATGCCAATTTTTAAAAGATTGGGTATCAGTTTAGAAAAATATATGGAGGTATTGATGAATATAAGAGGAAATAGAAAGGTAGATAATCAAAACCCAGAAGCAACTTATGAAGTTTTAGAAAAATATGCAAAAGATTTAGTTGAACTTGCTAGAGAAGGTAAAATAGACCCTATCATTGGTAGGGATTCTGAAATCAGAAGAGCAATACAAATAATTTCAAGAAGAACAAAAAATGACCCTATTTTAATTGGAGAGCCTGGGGTTGGTAAGACTGCAATAGTTGAAGGGCTTGCTCAAAGAATATTAAATGGAGATGTTCCTGAAAGTTTAAAGAATAAAAAAATATTTTCACTTGATATGGGTGCCTTAGTTGCAGGTGCAAAATATAAAGGTGAATTTGAAGAAAGAATGAAAGGCGTTTTAAAAGAAGTTGAAGAATCAAATGGAAATATCATTCTTTTTATAGATGAAATTCACACTATAGTTGGTGCTGGTAAGGGAGAAGGTTCTCTTGATGCAGGAAATATGTTAAAGCCTATGCTTGCAAGAGGTGAATTGAGAGTTATTGGTGCAACTACAATAGATGAATATAGAAAATATATTGAAAAAGACCCTGCACTTGAAAGAAGATTCCAAACAATATTAGTAAATGAACCTAATGTTGATGATACTATTTCAATTTTAAGAGGTCTTAAAGATAAATTTGAAACTTATCATGGTGTTAGAATTACAGATACTGCAATAGTTGAAGCTGCAACACTTAGCCAAAGATATATAACTGATAGAAAACTTCCAGATAAGGCTATTGACCTAATTGATGAAGCAGCTGCAATGATAAGAACAGAAATTGACTCTATGCCAGAAGAACTTGACCAATTGACAAGAAAAGCTTTACAATTAGAAATTGAAATTAAGGCATTGGAAAAAGAAACTGATGATGCTTCTAAGGAAAGGTTAAAAGTTATAGAAAAAGAATTAGCTGAATTAAATGAAGAAAAGAAAGTTTTGACATCTAAATGGGAACTTGAAAAAGAAGATATTTCTAAAATTAAAAATATTAAAAGAGAAATTGAAAATGTTAAACTTGAAATGGAAAAAGCAGAAAGAGAGTATGATTTAACAAAATTATCTGAATTAAAATATGGTAAACTTGCAAGTCTTGAAAAAGAATTACAAGAACAACAAAATAAGGTTGATAAAGATGGAAAGGATAATTCTCTATTAAAACAAGAAGTTACTGCTGAGGAAATTGCAGATATAGTTTCAAGATGGACAGGTATTCCTGTATCAAAACTTACTGAAACTAAAAAAGAAAAAATGTTACATCTTGAAGACCATATAAAAGAAAGAGTTAAAGGGCAAGATGAAGCTGTTAAGGCTGTTGCTGATACTATGCTTAGATCAGTTGCAGGTTTAAAAGATCCTAATAGACCTATGGGTTCATTTATATTCTTAGGACCTACTGGTGTTGGTAAAACATATCTTGCAAAAACTTTGGCATATAACTTATTTGATAGTGAAGATAATGTTGTTAGAATAGATATGAGTGAATATATGGATAAGTTCTCAGTTACAAGGCTTATAGGTGCTCCTCCAGGATATGTTGGTTATGAAGAAGGTGGACAACTTACAGAAGCTATAAGAACTAAACCTTATTCAGTAATATTGTTTGACGAAATTGAAAAGGCTCACCCTGATGTATTCAATGTACTATTACAAGTTTTAGATGATGGTAGACTTACAGATGGACAAGGAAGAATAGTGGATTTCAAAAATACTTTAATTATAATGACATCTAATATAGGTAGCCACTTTATACTTGAAGACCCTAATCTTTCTGAAGATACTAGAGAAAAAGTAGCAGATGAATTAAAGGCTAGATTTAAACCAGAATTTTTAAACAGAATTGATGAAATAATTACTTTCAAAGCTTTAGATTTACCAGCTATTAAAGAAATTGTAAAACTAAGTCTAAAAGATTTAGAAAACAAATTAAAACCTAAACATATTACACTTGAATTTTCTGATAAGATGGTTGATTACTTAGCTAATAATGCTTATGACCCTCACTATGGTGCAAGACCTTTAAGAAGATATATACAAAAAGAAATTGAAACAAGTCTTGCTAAGAAAATTCTTGCAAATGAAGTTCATGAAAAATCTAATGTTTTAATAGATTTAGATAATGACCATATTGTTTTTAAAGAAGTATAA